DNA from Aggregatimonas sangjinii:
CGGACACAACTCTGCTCCTCCCCGACGGAAAGACCATTCATATGGTCGACCCTGTAAAAGGAGCGTCCGAGGTGTTGTATCAATTTCAAGAAAAGGCAGTACATCGCATTTCCAGAATGGCCATAAGTCCCGATGGTAAGCATTTGGCCATCGTGTCAGAAACGGCCCCGGCGACCGTGGTTCAAAAACAAGTGGAATCGTTCAATGCCGAAGATCTTGATGCCTTCGCCGCTTGCTATTCCGAAGATGTGGCGGTGCTAAATTTTCCAAGTGATACCCTTTATACGGGGAACGAAAATCTTTGGGCAGGTTATAAGCGGTACTTCGAAAACAACCCCAAAACTACTGTTGAAGTGGTCACAAGAATTGAAATCGGGAATATAGTCATTGACGAAGAAATTGTATCGAAATCAGGACGAACCAGCCGCCAAGCTGCTATCTATGAAGTGAATAATGGAAAAATAGCGAGCATGAATTTTGTTCACGAAAACAAACCGATTGAAAATGCCTCCGCCATTGTTGACAAACAGCTCGAAGCGTACAATGCCCGTGATATCGACGCTTTTCTAGCTACGTATTCAAATGACATCAAACTATTTCGTTACCCGAACCGACTGACCGATGAAGGACAGGAAGCGCTTCGCAAAGGATATGAGGATTTCTTTGCACGAACCCCGGATTTGAATTGCGAAATAAAAAACCGGATTCAAATCGGAAATAAAGTTATTGACGAAGAATACCTTACCATAAAGGGGACGAGCTACAGCGCAGTAGCGATTTATGAAATCGAAAACGGAAAGATTTCGAAGGTTACATTTATACAATAATGTAAAGCCCTTGCGAACAAGACCCCATATTCTTCCCATCATCATACTATCGCAGTTCGCCTGTACCTCGCTATGGTTTTCCGGTAATGCCATAGTCGAAGAGCTCACCGCAAAAACAGGGCTAGGTACCGAAATTATCGGATATGTATTATCTTCCGTTCAATTTGGCTTTATTAGCGGAACCCTGGTATTTGCCCTTTTTATGATCGCCGACCGATTTTCGCCTTCACGGGTATTTTTGGTCTGTGCCATACTTGCCGCCCTTTGCAATATGGCGTTGCTGTCAGATGAACTCTCAAAATGGTCCTTGCTTTCGGCACGATTCGGTACTGGATTTTTCTTGGCGGGTATTTACCCTGTAGGTATGAAAATCGCCGCCGATTACTATGAAAAGGGTTTAGGGAAGGCCTTGGGCTTTTTGGTAGGCGCACTGGTTTCTGGTACCGCGTTGCCCTATTTTCTTGTAGGAACACCATGGGGAAACCATCCGGATTCTGTTATTAAGACCGTATCGACCTTGGCGGTTTTTGGCGGCTTGCTCCTATGGGTTTTTGTTCCGAATGGTCCTTTTCGTATGCGAAGCGTAAAACTGCAATTGCAGCTAGGTCCTTCACTTTTTAAAATCGTCGGCTTTCGAAAAGCCGCTTTTGGCTATTTTGGCCATATGTGGGAACTCTACGCCTTTTGGGCATTTACGCCATTGGCGATTCAATACCACGCTGAAATGAGTTCGGAGAACCTATCAGTTCCCATATGGACTGGCATTATCATTGCCTTGGGTGGGCTCTCCTGCATTCTTGGAGGCATACGATCACAGAAAATCG
Protein-coding regions in this window:
- a CDS encoding nuclear transport factor 2 family protein is translated as MKNILILVLSALGAGCYAQPDTEVYLLDVDRLDGKIRLMNPRNISNNEGYDNQPSFYDDFTIVYSSTRNGQTDIAQYDLKTGKTSWLIDTTVGSEYSPSRIPNSNAISAIRLDTTGHQRLYRYAISEGKSEEILKDLKVGYHLWYSPDILVTSVLVDNRMDLVISNLKDGTNYTTQKNVGRALHKIPNTELVSYVSKEDKIWKLKSLHPITGATETIMPLPERTNDICWLPDTTLLLPDGKTIHMVDPVKGASEVLYQFQEKAVHRISRMAISPDGKHLAIVSETAPATVVQKQVESFNAEDLDAFAACYSEDVAVLNFPSDTLYTGNENLWAGYKRYFENNPKTTVEVVTRIEIGNIVIDEEIVSKSGRTSRQAAIYEVNNGKIASMNFVHENKPIENASAIVDKQLEAYNARDIDAFLATYSNDIKLFRYPNRLTDEGQEALRKGYEDFFARTPDLNCEIKNRIQIGNKVIDEEYLTIKGTSYSAVAIYEIENGKISKVTFIQ
- a CDS encoding MFS transporter, translating into MRTRPHILPIIILSQFACTSLWFSGNAIVEELTAKTGLGTEIIGYVLSSVQFGFISGTLVFALFMIADRFSPSRVFLVCAILAALCNMALLSDELSKWSLLSARFGTGFFLAGIYPVGMKIAADYYEKGLGKALGFLVGALVSGTALPYFLVGTPWGNHPDSVIKTVSTLAVFGGLLLWVFVPNGPFRMRSVKLQLQLGPSLFKIVGFRKAAFGYFGHMWELYAFWAFTPLAIQYHAEMSSENLSVPIWTGIIIALGGLSCILGGIRSQKIGSHKVAFRALLLSGTFCLLSPLLFHLPSYLFLIGWCLWGMAVTADSPQFSSLVAGALPPEVKGTGLTLVNCIGFGLTIVSIQLLTYFSEKIALQYLFLPLLIGPVIGLWHLSKKSS